Genomic segment of Armatimonadota bacterium:
AGTCCAGGCCGAGTTGAAGTGGACGGAATTATAGTTGGGGTAAATGCAGGCGACCAGTCCGGCGCCACTGAGGGCCAGGGCGACCCCTGCGGATAGCCAGATTTTGCGGAAACGCTTCATCTCCTTAGTAGTTGGGCGTCTCCTCGTCGGCAAAGACGTCGGCATACTTTGCCGCTGGCTTGGCTAATGGGTCGTGGGGATATTCGCGGACTACCTGGCGCATGTAGCGCGCGCCCACCTTGGAAAGCCGTGATTCGTTATCCCGCCAAAAGCCGTTGAACCGAGACAGCGATTCGGCGCAGATGCCAGCGGTGTAGAGCGCCTTCGGCATGTAAGAGCTATGGGGGCACCGGCGAATCAGCTCCTTGCAGAACTTTAACGTCTGAGCATCACATTCCTGGTCGAACGCGCTGTTGATCGCGATCTGCTGGAAGCGCCCCTTATTGATGGCGGGACTCCAGAACACGGGGTAGGCGCTGCTGCGGCCGCCCTTCCAAAGCCCCGGACTGTAGTACATGAGATTCCGCCGCTTATGGGAATACTGCACCAATCCGTACAAAGCTTTTGCTCTCGACTCTCGGGTTCTCGCCCGTTCGGCCTGTTTTCGGAATTTCTCCATCGTGGTCACATCGACCATCGGATCGATGACCTCCAAAGGAGTCTTTTGGTCATCATCCCACCTCTGACCGTAAACGTCGCGGTAGGTTGCTCCGGGAAGGCCTCGGTACAGTCGAAGCTCTTTCGGGAGGGAGAGGAGGGCGCGCTTGGCGTCTTCGTACCGTTCCTGCCGGAAGTATCGCATGGCCAACGAGTACTTCAGAATCGAGCGTTCCTTGTGGCTCGTCGCTCGCGGGATCAGGCGGGCCACCTGGGAGCAACTGAGTTCGGAATCGACCAAGAAGGCAATGTCATTTGCGTATCCCAATTCGCGATAGAGAGCATAGGCTCTCAGTGGATCGCCATACTTTTCGTGCAGAAAGGCGAGTTCTTCTTCAGCCGTCGATCCTAAGTAGGCCGGAACATTTGGCATCTTCACCAAGGTTTCGAAGGCTCGAATTGCCTCCTGGTGACGTCCCAGGCGGTCCAGCGAGCCACCTTCTATGAATCGGGCCTTGGCGTCGGATTCTCCGCCCTTGGCCCGGCGGGCGAAGCGGATCGACGTTTGGTAGCGTCCGACGCGGTAGGTTAGCTCGGCGAGTTGGGCGTAGAAGGTTTTGTCGAATCGGTTGAGGCGATCGACGCTGTCGGTGATGAACGTCAATAGACGCCGCTCATCCTTGGGGTCCATCTTGGTGTCCGAAAGTCGGTACTCCAAGTAAGCCTGGAGGAGGAGAGGATCACAGGCCACCTGACGGTTGAGCCTTTTCGCTTCATCCGCTTTCAGGCCATTGATCAAGTTATCGGCTCGGCGACTGACAGTCACTCGCGTGTACATGTCTCGCTGATAATGCCGCGATAGCAATAAGTGAGCGATGGCATTAGTGGTACGACCGCCGACCAGGGCGATCTGAGAGAGTTCGTATTCACCTTTGGCGGCTTCGTACGCTTGGGGTGAGTGGGCCTGGAAGATGTAATGGGTGACGGCAGTAAGGACATCGTTTTTCGTGAGGGCGTAGCCTCCGAGCCACCCTTCGGCCGCGGCGCGAAACCGACTCTTTGGATACTTGGTAGTCAACCATCGAAGGAGTTTGGTGCCGGGGTCCCACTTTGGCTTCTCCGTACTATCTTCCAGATTATGGCGAGCGGCCATGATCAGTGCGGCTTCGGCTCGGTGACTATGCGGGTGGTCGTTAGCAACCTTTAGATAAGCAGTTTCCGTGGGGCCAGCGTCAGCAAGTGCGTAGTCGATGTGCGCCTGAACTCGCGAATCAGCCTTCATTTTCTTGAGGTCATCGATGGCCGCTTTCTGTTGTTCATCGATGCCGAACTCGATGAGGTAACGGTCGCGCAGATACTGCGAATATCCCTTCGTCTTTGCGTTGACACCTTCTTCGAGAAGCTCTTGTCTGTCATTGGCAAAGGATTGCAGGGATAGGGCGGGGTTGAGCATCCGGTATGCCTTAACCGCTTCTTGGTATTTCCCGCGAACCTCAAGGTTTCGAGCGGCATGGACCTTGAGACGGTGTTGTCCCAAAGGGTCGTTAACATCATCACCATAAACCTCGTACCAATCGAGGCCTTCGGGCACTCCGATTTCGCTGAAGGTCTCGACGGTGGGCTTATGTATCTGGGCCACATCGGCGAGCCCATAACCGTAAGTCAGGCGATCTTCGGGGCTGCCCAACTCAGTGGCTGTGCCGACCCGAACAGCTTCGTTGTTCCAATCAGGCACGTTGTATTCCTGTGGAACTCGCCCAAAGTCCATCGCGCGTCCGTCGTCGCCCCAGTCTCCGTGGCGAAAGTGCACTGAGAAAGGGTTGGTGAGAACACAAGCTGATAAGTATCCGGCCATCATGAGGCCGCCTAAAATTCCGATCCGTCGGAAAAGAACGCTCCGTCTAGTTGTCAAAGAGAACCCCCGTTCCGCTCCTGATCAGGGCTTCCGGAGTTTGGGTTTCCTGGGATGAAAACCCGGATTGGCAGCGAATACGCGATCTGATTGTAACACGGACTTGACCGGAATTCAGCAAGCGAATTGGTCCGCAGTAAATTTTTTGTCCGGGGAACATAAACCCTTTGCGAATGTGCAGAATATTGGCGCGGTTCAGAGGGGCTTCCACTTCGGATTTTTCGTCGCGGCCGAAGGCATACGAGACGCTGTCGAAGTCTCGGAGGCGAATGTCGCCAAAGCCGGATTTGTCGAATTGCAGGCGGATATCGACGGCGTCGGGAGCGACGAATGACGAGCCGGTTCCGACGTTCTCGGCTTCCAGATAGACGTCCACGGGAATGTCCTTTCGGCTACTTTCGACGGTTTCGAGGGCGTCCTGACTCGATGAGACTTTGACGCTGAGCTTGGGGACGACCTCCTGTTTGTTAAAAGTCCTGACGATCGAATCGAGAGGAACGGTGAATGACGAGCCAGGCTCGGGCATGCGGTAGATGACCACGCCTTGGCATCCGTCGCCGCGCTCTTCGTCGACGATTTGAAGGGCCTTGGCGGTGACGTCGGGCGATGGGACGTTGTAGACGAGGGTGTAGCCGAGCCCTTCGCCATTGAGGGCGGGGCGGACGGCTTTGAACTTGAGGATTTCTTCGCCGACCCAGTTTGAGGGTCCGGTGGCAGGCTTGCCGGTCGGGTCGCTCGCGTAGGCTTCGACGAGCTTGAAGGAGGGGTGGCGCAGGGCGTCCTGAGCTTCGAGTCCTCGGTAAGAGTTTCGCAAGTGGCCAGCCTCATCGTACAAGAAGGCGCGGCCATAGGCGGGGATTCCGATCCAATACGGACAATTCAGCCGCTCGGCTTTGGGGAGGCGGCGACGCAGATCGTCGGGGTCGAAGAGGGGCCGCGCCTTGTCGGGAGTGAGGCCAACTTCGCCTTCGTAGGCCTGGGGAATCATGAAATCGACCTCGCTGGAGAGGCGCTCGACGCCATTGGTGCCGAGCCAACTGAGGAGTCCGGTAAGGGAGAAGAAGAAGCCTTTTTGGCGAGCGAAGAGAGGGTTCGACTGGCGGATGCCGCGCACGAGATCAGCGTATTTGGGCAACAGTCGGGTGGGAATGTCGAAGTCGAGTTGGACGCCGATGACCTTGTCGCCGACCTTGCGAGCGGCTTCGACTTGGGCGGCGATGCGAGTCGAAATTTGGTTGGTGATGCGGTTGAGATCGTAGTCCTCGAAGTGGTGGATGACGCCGGCATCGGCGTTGAAGACCAGATGGATAGGCAGGCGATTGGAGCCCTGGGAGTACGACTGAGGGATGATCAGGACCATATTTTGGCCGTCACTGCTGAAGGTTCCGGCCCGAACGAAGATCTGCTTGACGTCGAGCTTTTTGAGGTCAGCCGCGTCCTGCTCGGAGAGCGAGTAGGGAGTTTGCCAGTACCAATAGGCGGTTTTGAGGGGCGTGGTCGGGTGGCGGTGACGTCGGAAATGCAACCAGAGCCCACCGACCAAGAGGACGGCGAGAACGGCCCACACCCAGCGCAGTTTCACAGACCTAGCTATTGTATGCTATTGTTCGAGCGATTCTTCGACGCTTTCGGATTTCGCCTTTTTCTGGCCCAATCGCTCGCGCATCCGGTTCTTGCTTTCGCCCGGTTTGGTCAGGCGGGCGAGGCGGTTGACGGACTCTTCCACCCGGGCCAGGCCCGCTCGGCTCCACCGGGAGACCAAGCGGTTGGTGAGGGCGAGAATGGCCAGGTAATAAGGCAGTACGTATAGCAATCCGGGTCCGGGCGTGTGGGTCTGTTTGAGGAAGACAGCGATGGCGATAGTGCCGAGGAAGCAGGCGAGGAAGGCGACGATCCAGGACACAGCGATGGTGCCGTCCTGCTGAACGGCGATGCGAAGGCGGGTCTTACCGTTCTTAGGCGTGGCGGAAAGGAAGATGGACGTGAAGTCGCTTCCGCCTTCCCATTCGCGGCTGGTGCCCATGTTGGCGATGGTCCCGGCCGAATTGTAGGATCGCCGAAGCTCGCTGACGGCCTCCTCCCAGGCGGCATCGTCGAACTCGCCGTCAATGGTGCGCTCAATCGTGCGCCGGGGGCGCCCACCCCAAAATGAGAACTTGGGTATTTCAGGCGGATCGACGGGCAGGGATTGAGCGGCGGATTGGACGTAGCGGGGATCGATGCCGATCTCGGCGGCCACTCGCTCGATGTCATCGAGTGAATAACCTTTCGATTGGGCATTGGGGTCCTGACCTTCGGCCTGCTCCTCGGCAGCTTTTTTCAGAATCCTTGTGAGCTCGTCATCGTCGTACCGCCGCTCGGCCATCTCTATTAGAGTTTAACGGATGGCCGGGCGGACGGGTTGCCTTTGAAGAGCAGGAGGAGGGTCGGTACGCTACTTAGAACTTAGAAATCTAGTTGGCGGCGCGGAGGGTTTCCATGTCGTACACGGCTCGGCTCGGGACTTCCTTATCGATGCGCTTGATGAGGCCACAGAGCACCTCGCCGACGCCGCACTCGATGAACTGGGTGACACCGTCGTTGATCATGTTGCGGACGCTGGCGGTCCAACGCACGGAGTCGCGAAGCTGTTGTTCGAGGAGGTCGTTCCACGTGCAAGGATTCTCGACAGGTTCGGCGGTGACATTGCTGTATACGGGTTTGCCGAATGCGAAATCGACGGTGGCGAGCGAACGGGCCATCTCTTTGGACGGCATGTTCATCAGCGGGCTATGGAACGCGCCACTGACGTTGAGGGGGAGGACCCGCTTGGCGCCAGCCTCGGTGAGCACCGGTCCGGCGGCGGCGACGGCTTCGACTTCGCCGGAAATGACGACTTGGCCGGGACAGTTGTCATTGGCGATAACGACCACGCCCGAGACCTGCTTAAGGGCTTCTTGGATCACGTCGGCGTCGAGACCGAGAACGGCGGCCATAGTGCCAGGGCGGGTTTTGCCGGCTTCGGCCATGACGTTGCCGCGCTTGCGTACCAGTGGAGCGCCGACTTCGAGCGGAATATTGCCAGCGCATACATGGGCGGCGTACTCGCCGATGGAATGTCCGGCGAAGACTTCGGCGCGATAGCCTTCGGTTTCGAGGGCTCGGTAGGCGGCGACGCCGCAGGTGAAGAGGGCGATTTGGGCGTTTTGGGTAGCGCGAAGGGTTTCTTCGTCACTTTCGAAACAGAGTTTAGCCACGTCGGTGTGGAGGCAGTCCGATACATGCTCGAAGACGTGTCTGGCGGCTTCGGAGCCTTCGTACAGGGACTGTCCCATGCCGGGCTTCTGCGAACCCTGGCCGGGAAAAATAGCGGCGATCATTTGTGAATGAGGGTACCACTCGTTGGCCGTCTTCGGGTATCTTTCACTACTGATATGACCGGCACCGTTCTACTCTAGCTTTTCGTCACTCCGCGCAATTCCCCGCGCCACGACCCCCAGCTAAAGAACGATGTTAGATATTCTCCGTATAAAGGACTTTCGTAACCTGTGGATTGGTCAGGCTATTTCGCGCATTGGCGACGCATTCTATTTCCTCGGCCCTATGTTCGTCATCAAGAAGGTTTTCAACGATGATGCGATGGTCGGGGCGGTAGGCGCCGTCGAGGCTTTACCCTATCTCCTGTTTGGAACGATTGGCGGCGCGATCGCTGATCGTATTGACCGTAAGAAGATCATGATCTGGTCGGACCTGCTGAGCGCAGTGTTTCTTCTGGTCTATCTTGGTTTTCTGATGAGCGTCGGCAGTCAACTGCCGAAATGGATCTTTTTCGTCGTAGGCTTTTCGCTCGCGTTCGTAAGGGTCTTCTTCTTTCCGGCGAAGAACGCGGCGATTCCGCGCTTGGTACCCGCCGAGAAGCTGTTTTCGGCCAACGCCCTAAGCGCGGCTACGGATCAGTTCATGTGGCTGATTGGCAACGTGCTCATGGTCGTGCTTGGCATGCTTGCCGACCGGATCGGCGTCATCCAGTTCCTCAAGGTTTTGGTACTGGTTAACGCAGTAACGTTCCTGTTCTCGGTGTACTTCTTGTACCTGTTGCCCGGCATCGAGATATTGCGAAGCGAGCATCACGAGGAAAAGCACCTGTTTACCGACGTGAAGGAAGGCATTGCGTACGCTAAGCGGGACCGGGTCATCGGTCTGTCGCTGTTGGCATCGTTCGGCCTCGGGTTGTTCATGTCTCCGTTCTTCGTGGTGTATTTGGCCACGAACATGGCGTGGTTCGGCAACCATGCGTCGCCACTGGCGTTTATCGAGACGTGCTTCATCATTGGCATGCTGTCGATGAGCTTCATCATCCCTCGATTGAAGGTGAAGAAGGCGGGCATGGCGTACGGATTGGGCCTGACGATCGCAGGCATTTGCGTACTGTTCATGGGCTTCTCGCCGATCTACGGTATGTATTGTCTGTGGAATCTGGTGTGCGGCTTTGCTATCGGCGGCGTGGACGTGCCGATGCGGACGTACCAGATGCTGAAGGTTCCGGACGAGTACCGAGGGCGAATCATGTCGCTCGGCCAGCTTATCTGGATGAGTGTTCAGCCGATCGGCATGTCGTTGGGCGGTCCGTTGCTCGGATGGCTTGGTATCGTAAAGATGCACGTCTTGATGGGTGCGGGATTTGCGACCACCGGCGCGGCGCCGTTGTTGGACAAGGAATTTCGCGAAGCGACGATCCCCGATCAACCGTCTCCTTCTGAGGATGTTGAATTCGTCCCAACGAATTTGAGCGAATACCCACTCGGGGCGTTGGAGACGGAAACGGAACCAGTATGACGGAAGGAAGAGTCGGCGTCGATGAAAGTGGCAAAGGGGACTTTTTTGGTCCCCTTGTCATCGCCGCCTGCTACGTGGGGCCCGAGCATCTCGCCGAGTTGGACGGCGTTAAGGATTCGAAGAAGCTGACCGACGCCCAGGCGATGAGATTGGCCGACGTGATCAAGCGAGCGTGCCCTCATAAAGTGTTGACGGTGATGCCGCCGAAGTACAACGAGCTTTACGCTAAGATTGGAAACCTCAACAAGTTGCTCGCGTGGGGTCATGCTCAAGCTATCGAAGAAGTCTTGATGCAGCAACCCGCTAAGACCGTCATCAGCGACCAGTTTCAGGCTGGCGGCAATATCGTGAAGTCAAAGCTCAAAGAGTTGGGACGACAAGCCGAGTTCATATCAAGAGTCCGAGCTGAATCCGATATTGCCGTTGCTGCCGCCTCGATACTTGCCCGGGCCGAGTTCCTGTGGCGACTGCGGCAGCTTTCGCAAGAGATTGGCATCGACCTGCCGAAGGGTGCGACGAACGTCATTCCCACCGGAAAGAAGGTGGTGGCTACCCATGGTCGCGATGCACTTGCCCGAGTGGCAAAAATGCATTTCAAAACCGCTCAGCAGGTTCTGGTAGACTAACTGCATCCTTTACGGAGGTGCATGACTCATGGAAAAAACCATCGTACGATCCCATAACGCACCTCGTCGTGTTGTCCTCTAGGTTAGGACCATTCCCAAAACACACACGTAAAGATGAATTTTCAACCGATCGTATCGGACCAAGATTGGTCCACTTATAGTCATATTCGAAACCGTTATCAGTGGTCTCACCCGTTTTCGGCGGACGAATGCAAGCAGTCCTATTTGGGACATGGAGTCCACCGGAAGCAGAGCGCCTGGCTGGGCAAGATTGGCGACGAAGTCAAAGTCGCCGTGATGACCTCCGAGGCTATGAACGCGTCAGATGGGCGACATTGGATCAGCGTTTTCGTCGATCCGTCTAACCCGGAAGTCCATGACCATGCCGTTACGGGACTCCGCGAAGCCCACCGAATTGTGGGCGAGTTTGGCGGCTCGCAAGTCATGATCGAGGCGAGGAGCGATTGTCCGGCGATGATTTCGGCACTCGACGAGTTGGGCTTCGAGAAGAGCCTAACCCTGCCTTGCTCGGCGATCGACGTCGCAAAGTCGGACTTCGAGAGTCAAGCGGGGGTTGTTTCTTTTGCGACCTTCTTTGCCGACCATCCGTCGGACGGCGTACGCCGTTTGTGGCGATGCGAAATGGATATAGCGGCGGACCTACCGTTGCCATTCCCCTTCGTCGAG
This window contains:
- the rnhC gene encoding ribonuclease HIII, whose amino-acid sequence is MTEGRVGVDESGKGDFFGPLVIAACYVGPEHLAELDGVKDSKKLTDAQAMRLADVIKRACPHKVLTVMPPKYNELYAKIGNLNKLLAWGHAQAIEEVLMQQPAKTVISDQFQAGGNIVKSKLKELGRQAEFISRVRAESDIAVAAASILARAEFLWRLRQLSQEIGIDLPKGATNVIPTGKKVVATHGRDALARVAKMHFKTAQQVLVD
- a CDS encoding GNAT family N-acetyltransferase; amino-acid sequence: MNFQPIVSDQDWSTYSHIRNRYQWSHPFSADECKQSYLGHGVHRKQSAWLGKIGDEVKVAVMTSEAMNASDGRHWISVFVDPSNPEVHDHAVTGLREAHRIVGEFGGSQVMIEARSDCPAMISALDELGFEKSLTLPCSAIDVAKSDFESQAGVVSFATFFADHPSDGVRRLWRCEMDIAADLPLPFPFVETPFEKFQESILQPHVDLASKFLMFEDGEVKGLTQLFTNEVDPKVAVTGLTGTRREFRRQGVATRLKQHSISWAKERGVEQIFTDNEENNPMFQLNLQLGFRRVFDYVVYSKPC
- a CDS encoding DUF3142 domain-containing protein, whose protein sequence is MKLRWVWAVLAVLLVGGLWLHFRRHRHPTTPLKTAYWYWQTPYSLSEQDAADLKKLDVKQIFVRAGTFSSDGQNMVLIIPQSYSQGSNRLPIHLVFNADAGVIHHFEDYDLNRITNQISTRIAAQVEAARKVGDKVIGVQLDFDIPTRLLPKYADLVRGIRQSNPLFARQKGFFFSLTGLLSWLGTNGVERLSSEVDFMIPQAYEGEVGLTPDKARPLFDPDDLRRRLPKAERLNCPYWIGIPAYGRAFLYDEAGHLRNSYRGLEAQDALRHPSFKLVEAYASDPTGKPATGPSNWVGEEILKFKAVRPALNGEGLGYTLVYNVPSPDVTAKALQIVDEERGDGCQGVVIYRMPEPGSSFTVPLDSIVRTFNKQEVVPKLSVKVSSSQDALETVESSRKDIPVDVYLEAENVGTGSSFVAPDAVDIRLQFDKSGFGDIRLRDFDSVSYAFGRDEKSEVEAPLNRANILHIRKGFMFPGQKIYCGPIRLLNSGQVRVTIRSRIRCQSGFSSQETQTPEALIRSGTGVLFDN
- a CDS encoding MFS transporter: MLDILRIKDFRNLWIGQAISRIGDAFYFLGPMFVIKKVFNDDAMVGAVGAVEALPYLLFGTIGGAIADRIDRKKIMIWSDLLSAVFLLVYLGFLMSVGSQLPKWIFFVVGFSLAFVRVFFFPAKNAAIPRLVPAEKLFSANALSAATDQFMWLIGNVLMVVLGMLADRIGVIQFLKVLVLVNAVTFLFSVYFLYLLPGIEILRSEHHEEKHLFTDVKEGIAYAKRDRVIGLSLLASFGLGLFMSPFFVVYLATNMAWFGNHASPLAFIETCFIIGMLSMSFIIPRLKVKKAGMAYGLGLTIAGICVLFMGFSPIYGMYCLWNLVCGFAIGGVDVPMRTYQMLKVPDEYRGRIMSLGQLIWMSVQPIGMSLGGPLLGWLGIVKMHVLMGAGFATTGAAPLLDKEFREATIPDQPSPSEDVEFVPTNLSEYPLGALETETEPV
- the fabD gene encoding ACP S-malonyltransferase, with translation MIAAIFPGQGSQKPGMGQSLYEGSEAARHVFEHVSDCLHTDVAKLCFESDEETLRATQNAQIALFTCGVAAYRALETEGYRAEVFAGHSIGEYAAHVCAGNIPLEVGAPLVRKRGNVMAEAGKTRPGTMAAVLGLDADVIQEALKQVSGVVVIANDNCPGQVVISGEVEAVAAAGPVLTEAGAKRVLPLNVSGAFHSPLMNMPSKEMARSLATVDFAFGKPVYSNVTAEPVENPCTWNDLLEQQLRDSVRWTASVRNMINDGVTQFIECGVGEVLCGLIKRIDKEVPSRAVYDMETLRAAN